In Pseudanabaena galeata CCNP1313, one genomic interval encodes:
- a CDS encoding ParA family protein: MIIACANQKGGVAKTTSVICLGGLLVKTGSCLVVDLDPQGNLTTGLGIEVKENQITSYEVITERATANDALMTTSSGLSLIPSDINLAKGEPEILSKVGNFGLLKEYLEPIAHQFDHILIDCPPSLGLLTINGLTAADAVLIPVQCQFFALKGLAALLETIQSVQKRLNPDLKILGVLPTMAEMQTVMTQDVLASLKKRLQNIHVFEPVPKSVKFAESNLAGEPINVYAGDKKLVQPYQAIADFITIGEK; this comes from the coding sequence ATGATCATTGCTTGTGCCAATCAGAAAGGCGGTGTAGCAAAGACTACGAGCGTTATTTGCCTCGGTGGACTGCTAGTAAAAACGGGTTCTTGTTTAGTCGTTGACCTCGACCCGCAGGGAAATTTGACGACGGGTTTGGGTATTGAGGTCAAGGAAAATCAGATCACTAGTTATGAAGTGATCACCGAACGGGCTACTGCGAACGATGCCTTGATGACAACATCAAGTGGGCTAAGTCTCATTCCCAGTGACATCAACTTAGCTAAAGGTGAACCAGAGATTTTGTCGAAGGTGGGGAACTTTGGCTTATTAAAGGAATATCTCGAACCAATAGCGCATCAGTTCGATCACATCTTGATTGATTGCCCTCCCAGTTTAGGACTACTGACAATCAACGGGCTAACTGCTGCCGATGCAGTCTTAATTCCTGTGCAATGTCAATTTTTTGCGCTCAAGGGATTGGCGGCTTTATTAGAAACAATCCAAAGTGTACAAAAGCGACTGAATCCCGATCTCAAAATTTTAGGTGTATTACCAACGATGGCAGAGATGCAAACGGTGATGACTCAGGATGTCTTAGCGTCCCTAAAGAAACGATTGCAAAATATTCATGTTTTCGAGCCTGTGCCGAAATCAGTCAAGTTTGCCGAATCCAATCTCGCTGGTGAACCCATCAATGTTTATGCAGGTGACAAAAAACTTGTCCAACCCTATCAAGCGATCGCTGATTTCATCACCATAGGAGAGAAGTAA
- the hsdR gene encoding EcoAI/FtnUII family type I restriction enzme subunit R has translation MDKKQFSERDICTKYITPALERSGWDIATQIREEFALTNGRVLVRGNLHTRAKNKRADYVLFYKPNIPIAIIEAKDNNHAIGDGMQQGLGYGELLEVPFIFSSNGDGFLFHNKIAPDGIIERELSLDEFPSPDLLWLWWSAHRGMTEAQNRIITQDYYSDGSNKTPRYYQLLAINKTIEAIAKGQKRLLLVMATGTGKTFTAFQIIWRLWKSKTKKRILFLADRDVLVKQAMNNDFQPFEGAMTRIQKRQVDKSYEIYLSLYQAVTGTEDIQNIYKQFSRDFFDLIVIDECHRGSAAEDSAWRQILEYFSSATQIGLTATPKETKEVSNIDYFGEPLYTYSLRQGINDGFLAPYKVVRIDIDKDLTGWRPDRGMVDKYGYEIEDRVYNQKDFDKNLVLEQRTKLVAKKISEFLKATNRFDKTIVFCENIDHAERMRQALVNENPDLAADSRYVMRITGDNDEGKAELENFTFPESKYPVIATTSKLMTTGVDAQTCKLIVLDQRIQSMTEFKQIIGRGTRINEDYGKFYFTIIDFKKATELFADPDFDGDPVQIYEPKADESPVPPDLPEDEFIYQDEDIEKGVTSFRDIESNSSYNFTEPISDPSFRRYVVANVEVKVAAERVQYFDANGKLITESLKDYTRKAIAKDFASLDDFLKCWSSADKKQAIVDELAQEGIFFEALADEIGRDCDPFDLLCHIVWDRQPLTRKERAERVKKRNYFTEYGEQAKRVLDALLDKYADEGVAQIEENQVLTIAPFSQIGTPMEIVRAFGGLDGYQRAVRELKRSLYSA, from the coding sequence ATGGATAAGAAGCAGTTTTCTGAGCGTGACATTTGTACCAAATACATCACTCCTGCTCTGGAGCGATCGGGATGGGATATTGCGACGCAAATCCGCGAAGAATTTGCCTTGACTAATGGGCGTGTTTTGGTGCGGGGGAATTTACATACCCGTGCGAAAAACAAGCGTGCTGATTATGTCCTGTTCTATAAGCCGAATATCCCGATCGCCATTATTGAAGCCAAGGATAACAACCATGCCATTGGTGATGGGATGCAGCAGGGTCTAGGCTATGGGGAATTGCTGGAAGTTCCTTTTATCTTTAGCTCTAACGGTGATGGCTTTTTATTTCATAACAAAATTGCCCCTGATGGAATTATCGAGCGCGAACTGAGTCTTGATGAATTTCCTTCGCCTGATCTCCTGTGGCTATGGTGGTCAGCCCATCGAGGTATGACAGAGGCGCAAAATAGGATTATCACGCAGGACTATTACAGTGATGGGTCTAATAAGACTCCGCGTTACTATCAACTATTGGCGATTAATAAAACGATTGAGGCGATCGCGAAGGGACAAAAACGCCTGTTATTAGTGATGGCAACGGGGACAGGTAAGACTTTTACAGCTTTTCAGATTATTTGGCGACTTTGGAAATCGAAGACGAAGAAGCGAATTTTGTTTTTAGCCGATCGAGATGTATTAGTCAAACAAGCTATGAATAATGATTTTCAGCCTTTTGAGGGGGCGATGACTAGGATTCAGAAGCGACAGGTAGATAAGTCCTATGAGATTTATTTGTCTTTGTATCAGGCGGTGACAGGCACTGAGGATATCCAGAATATCTATAAGCAATTTAGTCGTGATTTCTTTGATTTGATTGTGATCGATGAATGTCATCGGGGCAGTGCGGCTGAGGATTCGGCATGGCGGCAAATTCTCGAATATTTTTCGTCAGCGACACAAATCGGACTAACGGCTACGCCAAAAGAAACCAAAGAAGTTTCTAATATTGATTATTTTGGTGAGCCACTCTATACCTATTCACTACGACAAGGGATTAATGATGGCTTTCTTGCACCCTATAAAGTGGTGCGGATTGACATTGATAAAGACTTGACGGGCTGGCGACCTGATCGGGGGATGGTCGATAAATATGGCTATGAGATTGAAGATCGGGTTTATAACCAGAAAGATTTTGATAAAAATTTGGTGTTGGAACAACGCACCAAGTTAGTGGCTAAAAAGATCAGTGAGTTTCTTAAAGCTACTAATCGCTTTGATAAGACGATTGTGTTTTGTGAAAATATTGACCATGCAGAAAGGATGCGTCAGGCTTTAGTAAATGAGAATCCAGACTTGGCGGCGGATTCACGCTATGTGATGCGAATTACAGGGGATAACGATGAGGGCAAGGCAGAGCTTGAAAACTTTACTTTTCCTGAGTCGAAATATCCTGTGATTGCCACGACTTCAAAGCTAATGACGACTGGTGTTGATGCTCAGACCTGTAAGTTGATTGTCTTAGATCAAAGGATTCAGTCGATGACCGAGTTTAAGCAAATCATTGGACGTGGGACGCGGATTAATGAAGACTATGGCAAGTTCTATTTCACAATTATTGATTTTAAAAAGGCAACGGAACTATTTGCTGATCCTGATTTTGATGGTGATCCAGTCCAGATTTATGAACCAAAGGCTGATGAATCACCAGTGCCGCCAGATTTGCCAGAGGATGAATTTATTTACCAAGATGAAGACATAGAAAAAGGTGTGACAAGCTTTCGAGATATAGAAAGTAATTCTTCCTATAACTTTACAGAGCCGATCTCTGATCCATCATTTAGGCGCTATGTAGTGGCAAATGTCGAGGTGAAGGTGGCAGCAGAGCGGGTGCAGTATTTTGATGCGAATGGCAAATTAATTACGGAGTCGCTGAAAGACTATACCCGCAAGGCGATCGCTAAGGATTTTGCATCCCTAGATGACTTTTTAAAATGTTGGAGCAGTGCCGATAAAAAACAGGCGATCGTTGATGAGTTGGCACAGGAGGGTATATTCTTTGAGGCTCTGGCTGATGAGATCGGTCGCGATTGCGATCCTTTTGATTTGCTCTGTCATATTGTTTGGGATAGGCAACCTTTAACCCGCAAGGAAAGGGCAGAACGGGTCAAAAAACGCAACTATTTCACGGAATACGGTGAGCAAGCTAAGCGGGTGCTAGATGCGCTCTTGGATAAATATGCCGATGAAGGAGTTGCCCAAATTGAGGAGAATCAAGTTTTGACGATCGCCCCTTTTAGCCAAATCGGGACACCGATGGAAATCGTCCGCGCTTTTGGTGGCT